The genomic stretch AGCAGTGGAGGGCACTTAACATATTCAGTCTGGAGGACATTGAGGGGAGACCTCTTCACAGAGACCTCCCATGAGGAGAGTGCCAGatctgatctctgctctctgggacCTGGGACAGGACCccaggaacagctggagctgtcatGGGGGCATCCCGATGGAtcaatattaggaaaaagttcttccccCAGAAGGTGGTCTGGCACTGTGAACAgtctccccagggaatggtcactACAGGGCAGctccaaggctgccagagctccaggagcatttagacaatgctctcaggcacagtgtgggatttttgtggtgtctgtgcagggccacaCGTTGGACTTGATCCTCAGGGGTCCCTgccaactcaggatattctagaattctgggattccatagccttttcttccctgtcttCACTATTCCAACTACTGAAGACAAATTTCTCATTTGCTGTGCACAGCTAGGACTTGTGGCAGGTCCAATGAAATTAAACCAGTAACCCTTTTAAATTCAGGCACAGAATATTTATTATGTGATTAAGAAACTGGCACTGAGTGAAAAGTGTATTGCATTTTTGTGTGCATAATTTGAACAGAAACAATTGCGACAGAGCACAACCTAAGTTCTGCTTGCCCTCACTCACCCCAAAACCCGGCAGTGGCAGACCCGGACCATCACTGACCAGTTTAGGACATTATTTTCCTCTGCCAAATACCTAAGGAATTATTTTAGCTCTGGAAACCTCAGGCTATTTGAAAATACTAGAGGAAGGAGCTGGCTGGATTCCCCCTAGGCAAGTAGACCTTTcccttttaaaacaaagcataTAAAGCAGAGACACAACCCTTGATCTCTTTCTCTGAGtgtacagaaatatttacatggTGTTACCTGCATATTTCACTCTGACATCACTGATGGCCTCCACACCCCTGTCTAGGCTGTAAACAGATGGGGTCCTCAAGAAGCCAAGGTCTGTGACCATCAGCTTCCTGGAGAAAGGCTTGACTGATGTCTGCAGAGGACTGTGGTGAACCCACAACTCCTTTGTGGTACAGAAGGAGTAACTTGCAGGAGGATTGCGCTGTATACCCAGGTCTTTAATTGTGCAGTAGGTAACCTCAGGGCACAACTCCACTTCCTTGATCGTACAGAATGTGGGTCGCTGGAGGGGGATTTTGAAGCTGTTGAGATGCATCATAGGGTTTCCTGTTGACTCCCTCCATTCCAGCAGTGGATACCACACCTCTTGGATCTGTAGGGACTGGTCCCAGGAGGGCTGCCCCACCAGACACATCCATGCCAGCCAGCCTGCTAGAGCCAGCACGGTCAGGACCAGCAGAGCCAAGGAAGTCAGGTAGAGCACCCAGTGCAACAGGCAGCAGTGCCTCAGTATCCACTGCCCCCACTGAGGACCGTCTCCACCAGCCTGCAAATGCAGCACGGGTACAGCCCGTCCTGGGATGGAGCATGGGcagaggggagaaggagcaggtaGAGGGGAACATGCAGGCTGGGTGGAGTGTGTGGTGTCCAGGGGAGGTGGTAGTGTTGGGGCAGGAGTGGAAAGCTTGGTGCTGGCCAACATCGGAAGATGAGATGGAGATGTGACAATGGAAGTGGCCTTTAGCATGGCAGTAGAAGGCACTGCTGTGGAAGTGGTGGGAAATGTGCCAGTGGACCCCATGAGACTGCCATAGATAGTGCTGGCAGCAAGGGTGGTTTGGGGATGGCCTCTAATGCTAGAAGGGTTTCTGGTCATAGTTGTTGGCAGCGAGGTAGCAGCAGTGAGAAtgatggcagtgctgggggtctGTGTGGGTGTCATGGTGGGACTAGTTGGTATAGGAGTGGTGGTGTTGGGAGCTCTGATGCTTGTCAGCACCACAAGCAAAGGGCTTGGGGAAAGGGTGGAGGTACGAGGGGTGCTGAAGGAAGGTTTGTTGAGGGAAGATCTTGGGGTAGTGAGGGTAGGAAGGCAAGATGAGGTGACAGCATAGGGCATGGTAGTGTGCTCTTTGGGGATGAATGGATGTAGGGGGAAGGTGGTCATGGTAGCTTTCTCTGTTGTTTCTTCCCCATAATTATATTCATCCCCTCCTTCCTCATCTGCATCCTCCAAGATGCTGCAGTTAAGCTTGAAGTGAATGATGGGCTTCTGCCTATgttcagcagggctgtggcacagtACCTTCTCAGGTGCGACCTCCACTTTTGTTTCCTGCAGGCCCCGCTCTGGCTGATAAACAATGTCAGCATTCTTCTGGATCCAGGTCTGGAGGTAGTGCAGGTCACAGTTGCAATGCCATGGGTTCTCAGTGAGAAAAACATACATGAAGAGGCGCCCCTTTGGGAAAAAGTCAGTGGGCAGGGTGTGCAGCTGATTCCCTGAGAGCCAGAGGGTCTCCAGCTTTTGCAGGTCCTGCAGCAACTCCTTGGGTAGCTCCTTCAGGAGGTTGTCTGAGAGGTCCAACTCCCTGAGTACCCTCAGCCCTGCAAAGGCCTTCTGGGGCAGCTGCCGCATCTTGTTGCCTCGCAAGTCCAGGTTCTGCAGCTGTGGCACTGTGCGGAAAGCCTCTGGGGCTAGTGTCTCCAGGCTGTTGTGGGCCACAGCCAGGTGGGTGAGTGCAGGCAGGCCCTCCAGGATGGGTAGGGCCACCAGTGCATTGTGGGAGAGGGTCAGCTCCTtcagggatggcagcagagcccctgtGTGTAGAGCCACCAGCCCATTGTTGGCCAGGTCAATGTCCTCAAGCTGGGCAAAGGGCAGAAAGGCAGTGGTGGAAACGGACTCCAGGAAATTGTCGCTGAGCAGCAGGATGCCTGTGTCCACTGGCAGGTCTAGGGGCACTGTGCTGAGAGCCTGCCCTGTGCAGTTCACCTCCAGGAGATCCTTGACCTTGTTCATCTCTGAgatgcagggctgggctgggggcagcagagccaggagagagaCCAGGGTCAGGGCAGGGACCTGCATGGCCTGGAGGGGGAGAACCAAGAGGTGTGAGTGCAATCATGCATGAACCTACACATTGCTTTTCTTCCCATGCAAGCACCATTTGTAGGCAAAACTGGCCTCCCCTGCTAGACCCTCTGGCaccctctgagctctgcagctcctccctgggatggtggaagggaGGAATGAATCCCACGCCTACTGCCATCTTGTCCTTGGAGGCCAGCAGATTGCATTTTGGCCCTTTAACTCTCCTTGTTCTCTTTCATAGTGGGGAGAACCTGACTCATGGGCCTCTTCACAGCAGACCCTTCTCCACTGGAGCAGCATTGCTGCCCTCACCACTGTTAGAGCCATGGCTCTGCAGTGTTTGTGTCTCAGCATACCCACACCCAGTTCAACCCAGACAAACTGTGTGCTGAATCTCCCTGAATATGCTCTTACCCAACACCAGCTGAGCCCTCTGCTGGATTTGGAGGGTAGGAGCATGAATCATACGAAAGGAGCTCCCGGTGCACTGTCTTCCATGAGCAACCAGGCCCCTGTGAACACTGTGACTCACCTGTAGATCTTCCAGTGCTGggtctcctgctgctctgcctcctcctgtcCACAGCCCAGGCAATGCTCTGGGACACTGCTAGTGGGGAGCTGCCCAGCTCTCTATCAGCACCCGCAGTTGTAGGAAGGGAGCTGTGGTTTCCTGAGCAGCTAAACCCATCTCCTGTCCTTTGACACAGCCCTTGCTTTGGCTGCACTGCCACATCACCATCTCTCCTTGCAAAATGTCAATGAGGATCAGCAGGCATTGCACTAGCAGTAAATGGCCATAGCCCACTGCAGTCTGCACTGGATCCTGCTTGTTCTGCTGCTCAAGCCAGTCTTCCCCTTATGATTTGCAGGAGCGCTTGCAGAGAATATTTCCATTGGCTTCTGGAGAGGAAACGGGCAGGAGCATTGGCCACAGCTTCTGAGAAGGGGCTGAGGTGGAAATAAAATGACTTTGTGCCGCTGATGCCGGAGAAGCATTTGTGTCTGGATGCAGGCCCATCTGGAACAGGATGCCTTGAGGTTCAGGACATATTCTACTCTCTGTGATAAGACTGGGATGGACTGAGGCTCTCCTCCCCCAGCAACTgtagtttaaagccctcttcTCCAGCATGGCAAGCCTGTGAATGAAGatgctctttgctttttctgacaGATGGACTCCATCTGCCCCCAGTAGACCAGATTGTTCAAAGCAAGTCTGATGGTCTAAGTAGCCAAACCCCTGGCTGTGGCGCCAGTCCTGTAACCAATATGTTGATTCCCCAAATTCAACTGGCTCTTTAAAACCCCTTCCTTTTGACTGGGAAGACTGATGAAAAAACTACATATGCTCCAGTCAGCAGCTACTGCTGCTCCCACGCCTCTGTAATCCTTATTGATGCTGCTCAGACTGCTCTTGACTGTATCACTGGCACCCATATGAAACAGCAGTTAATGGTGGACTGTGCAAGGCATGGTAGTCTCTCAGTGACATCTCTGATGCAAATCCATGGTAAGCAGCATAATCTACGGAGTGCAGCAGGCCAGTAAATAATGCCTCCATACCTCTCAGAAGAGAGTCTCCTACTGGTACCCTCTTCTTAGTTGTGTTGACTGTAGTATGGGGAGCAGATTATGCTGCCTTACTGGTTGCTATATGGGGGGTAAATTGGGCTGGATGGAGGCACTGGTAGTAGAGAGGGTAGATAGTGCAGACCTCTGTGTTGGAGTTGCAGCCTTTGCTCTCAAAGGACTGTCCACCATTCTGCCTTGGGAGTCAGATAGGAAGAATGTCTTCAACCTGTGCAGATGGTCACACAACATGCCTGGGTACTGGAAGACAGAGCATGGATGCAAGTTACAAATGGTATGCATGATGGTAACTGCATTGGGGTACTCATCTGCAGATGCATTTCCCTCTGCCATGGAATCTTAGTTTATAATGGCATCTGCAGAATAAATGGAGTCTGAAATGATACCTACATTTACTGCCCTAATTGCAATGGCATCTGTGTCTGTCTACAAGACATGAGTTACTTACTCTTGGAATATAAGTTGTTCTTAATAATATTCTTgccctctttttattttatatttctttttttaattcttccttgtccaaacaaataaaacatggaCATGGTCTTTGGGGATTGAGACAGGAGGTGTTATTCTAACTAGAACCTCTGACTCCCAGgcttttttacttctttttacttttcatttttacagTCAGATGCACCTGTGTCCTTTGACTGCTCCATTTTCTAGACCCTCTTTTTTGGAAATTATAtaacttttctgatttttaaattaatgattttaattggcttctaattatttttaaaatttaatcatAACTGGTATGTAAGTCATACATAGTGTGTTAGTCTTAAATCACTTTTAGCCAGCATTTAGTAAAGATATCATATGCTCCTTTCATGGGAACACAGCTTGGGAAAATTACAGAAACTCTAAATTTTGCTAAACTAACTGATATGCTTCAATGAAAAAAGCCTGGGGGGGAGAGAGATATTGTTAAGCTGGCCATTTGGAATGTCGAATTTATGGACTACAAGGACCTTTTGCAGAAACCAGAAGATAAAGAGGAGACTAACAAAG from Hirundo rustica isolate bHirRus1 chromosome 26, bHirRus1.pri.v3, whole genome shotgun sequence encodes the following:
- the GP1BA gene encoding platelet glycoprotein Ib alpha chain — encoded protein: MQVPALTLVSLLALLPPAQPCISEMNKVKDLLEVNCTGQALSTVPLDLPVDTGILLLSDNFLESVSTTAFLPFAQLEDIDLANNGLVALHTGALLPSLKELTLSHNALVALPILEGLPALTHLAVAHNSLETLAPEAFRTVPQLQNLDLRGNKMRQLPQKAFAGLRVLRELDLSDNLLKELPKELLQDLQKLETLWLSGNQLHTLPTDFFPKGRLFMYVFLTENPWHCNCDLHYLQTWIQKNADIVYQPERGLQETKVEVAPEKVLCHSPAEHRQKPIIHFKLNCSILEDADEEGGDEYNYGEETTEKATMTTFPLHPFIPKEHTTMPYAVTSSCLPTLTTPRSSLNKPSFSTPRTSTLSPSPLLVVLTSIRAPNTTTPIPTSPTMTPTQTPSTAIILTAATSLPTTMTRNPSSIRGHPQTTLAASTIYGSLMGSTGTFPTTSTAVPSTAMLKATSIVTSPSHLPMLASTKLSTPAPTLPPPLDTTHSTQPACSPLPAPSPLCPCSIPGRAVPVLHLQAGGDGPQWGQWILRHCCLLHWVLYLTSLALLVLTVLALAGWLAWMCLVGQPSWDQSLQIQEVWYPLLEWRESTGNPMMHLNSFKIPLQRPTFCTIKEVELCPEVTYCTIKDLGIQRNPPASYSFCTTKELWVHHSPLQTSVKPFSRKLMVTDLGFLRTPSVYSLDRGVEAISDVRVKYAGNTM